In Candidatus Defluviibacterium haderslevense, the following are encoded in one genomic region:
- the secY gene encoding preprotein translocase subunit SecY — translation MKNFFETFKNIWSIKELRDKILFTIALLAVFRLGSFIVLPGVVPSVLENASNNSNSLFGLINTYTGGAFNKASIFALGIMPYITSSIIIQLLGFAVPYFQRLQQKEGESGRRKLNQFTRILTVFITLVQGGGYLTYIQSIGAVDPTLSPFIFWFSNSIILATGTIFAMWLGERITDRGIGNGVSMIIMIGIISALPSAFTFELQSQLSNNGLILFILELVILFLTIIASILIVQGVRKIPIQFAKRMVGRGSGSMPVQTDRDYIPLKVNAAGVMPIIFAQAIMFLPLTAAQYVMGDPSLGTSGLMRTLTEPYGFWHNFITFVLVVGFTYVYTALIVNPQNYAEYLKRNNAFIPGVKPGLDTEEYIDTTTTRITLPGSIFLGFITILPAIAVLFGVNQDFARFFGGSSILILVGVVLDTLAQIESYLLMRKYDGLVKSGRIEGRTGQGIGPISG, via the coding sequence ATGAAAAATTTTTTCGAGACATTTAAAAATATATGGAGTATAAAAGAATTGCGTGATAAAATTCTTTTTACAATAGCTCTATTAGCGGTATTCCGCCTTGGTTCGTTTATAGTACTTCCTGGTGTTGTGCCATCTGTACTTGAAAACGCTTCAAATAATAGTAATAGTTTATTTGGGTTAATTAATACCTATACAGGTGGAGCTTTTAACAAGGCTTCCATTTTTGCTTTAGGTATTATGCCTTATATTACATCTTCTATCATTATTCAACTATTAGGCTTTGCTGTTCCTTATTTTCAAAGATTACAACAGAAAGAAGGTGAATCTGGTAGAAGAAAACTCAATCAGTTTACCAGGATTTTAACAGTTTTTATTACATTAGTTCAGGGTGGAGGATATTTAACATATATTCAATCTATTGGTGCCGTTGACCCAACATTGAGTCCTTTTATATTTTGGTTTTCTAATAGTATCATACTTGCTACCGGAACTATATTCGCGATGTGGTTGGGAGAACGAATTACAGATCGAGGAATTGGAAATGGAGTATCCATGATTATCATGATCGGTATTATTTCTGCTTTACCAAGTGCATTTACTTTCGAATTACAGTCACAATTATCCAATAATGGTTTGATTTTATTCATTCTGGAATTGGTTATTCTGTTTTTAACTATTATTGCTTCTATCTTAATTGTTCAAGGTGTTAGAAAAATACCTATACAATTTGCAAAACGAATGGTTGGTAGAGGTAGTGGTTCTATGCCCGTGCAGACGGATAGAGATTATATTCCACTGAAAGTAAATGCTGCGGGTGTAATGCCAATAATTTTTGCTCAGGCAATCATGTTTTTGCCATTAACTGCTGCCCAATATGTAATGGGTGATCCATCTTTAGGTACTTCAGGACTGATGAGAACACTTACTGAACCTTATGGATTTTGGCATAATTTCATAACCTTTGTATTAGTGGTTGGATTCACTTATGTTTATACAGCACTTATCGTTAATCCTCAGAATTATGCTGAATATTTGAAAAGAAATAATGCGTTTATTCCAGGGGTCAAACCAGGTTTAGATACAGAAGAATATATTGACACAACAACGACAAGAATAACCTTACCAGGTTCAATATTTTTAGGATTTATCACAATTTTACCCGCAATAGCCGTGCTATTTGGAGTAAATCAAGACTTTGCCAGATTTTTTGGTGGTTCTTCAATCCTCATTTTAGTCGGAGTTGTATTAGATACCTTAGCACAAATTGAATCCTATTTATTAATGAGGAAATATGACGGATTAGTTAAATCAGGTCGTATTGAGGGACGTACAGGACAAGGTATAGGTCCTATTTCGGGTTAA
- the map gene encoding type I methionyl aminopeptidase, whose product MIYLKKEDEIELIRQSCILVCKTLAEVANLLKIGVTGKVLDRRAEEFIRDHQGVPGFKGYNHFPSTLCISLNEAVVHGIPNDIPFQSGDIVSIDCGVLMNEFYGDAAYTFALGEVPEEKINLLKVTEESLYLGIGKAIAGNRVGDIGHAIQNHTEVKHHYGVVKELVGHGLGRKLHESPDVPNYGKAGNGILLKEGMVIAIEPMINLGTRRVKQLKDGWTVVTVDRKVSAHFEHSIAIRKNQADILSDHSFIKDSMKNNEDLLKY is encoded by the coding sequence ATGATATACCTCAAAAAAGAGGATGAAATTGAATTGATCCGTCAAAGTTGTATCCTCGTTTGTAAAACTCTTGCAGAGGTTGCAAACTTACTCAAGATAGGTGTTACGGGAAAAGTTTTAGATAGAAGAGCTGAAGAGTTTATCCGAGACCATCAAGGGGTACCTGGATTTAAAGGATATAATCATTTTCCGTCTACACTATGTATTTCTCTTAATGAAGCTGTTGTACATGGTATTCCTAATGATATTCCATTTCAATCTGGAGATATTGTATCCATTGATTGTGGTGTCTTAATGAATGAATTTTATGGTGATGCCGCATATACTTTTGCTTTAGGTGAAGTCCCTGAAGAGAAAATCAACTTACTAAAAGTTACTGAAGAATCCTTATACCTGGGTATCGGTAAAGCAATTGCTGGGAATCGAGTAGGGGATATTGGACATGCTATACAGAATCACACAGAAGTCAAACATCATTATGGTGTTGTAAAAGAATTAGTAGGTCATGGCTTAGGAAGAAAATTACACGAAAGTCCGGATGTTCCAAATTATGGAAAAGCAGGGAATGGCATTTTGCTTAAAGAAGGAATGGTCATTGCCATTGAACCAATGATTAATTTAGGAACCAGAAGGGTCAAGCAGTTAAAAGATGGGTGGACTGTTGTGACAGTTGACCGAAAAGTGTCTGCTCATTTTGAACATTCTATCGCAATTCGCAAAAATCAGGCCGATATTTTGTCAGATCACTCATTTATTAAGGACAGTATGAAAAATAATGAAGATTTATTAAAATATTAA
- the infA gene encoding translation initiation factor IF-1, with amino-acid sequence MTKKNLIQQDGIIEEALSNAMFRVRLQNDHLIIATISGKMRMNYIRILPGDKVSVEMSPYDLSRGRITYRYK; translated from the coding sequence ATGACCAAAAAAAACCTGATCCAGCAAGATGGAATAATCGAAGAAGCTTTATCGAATGCCATGTTTCGGGTCAGATTGCAAAATGATCATTTGATTATTGCGACAATTTCGGGTAAAATGAGGATGAATTACATTCGAATTCTGCCTGGGGATAAAGTTTCAGTTGAAATGAGTCCTTATGATTTGTCCAGGGGTAGAATTACTTATAGATATAAATAA
- the rpmJ gene encoding 50S ribosomal protein L36 produces MKVRASIKKRTVDCKFVRRKGRLYIINKKNPKFKQRQG; encoded by the coding sequence ATGAAAGTTCGTGCATCAATAAAGAAAAGAACTGTGGATTGCAAGTTTGTTCGTCGAAAAGGTCGGCTTTATATTATTAACAAAAAGAATCCTAAATTTAAACAACGTCAAGGCTAA
- the rpsM gene encoding 30S ribosomal protein S13: protein MARIAGIDLPRNKRGVIGLTYIFGIGRTTAKGILEKLNIDESIKVNEWSNDQIQSIAKVIQDDIKVEGELRSEVQLSIKRLMDIACYRGIRHRRGLPVRGQRTKTNARTRKGKRKTVANKKKATK, encoded by the coding sequence ATGGCTCGTATAGCAGGTATAGATCTTCCAAGAAATAAAAGAGGCGTAATAGGCCTCACGTATATTTTTGGAATTGGTAGAACAACTGCCAAAGGAATATTAGAAAAATTGAATATTGATGAAAGTATTAAAGTCAATGAATGGTCCAACGACCAAATTCAATCTATCGCAAAAGTTATTCAAGATGATATTAAGGTAGAAGGTGAATTGCGTTCTGAAGTTCAATTGAGTATCAAACGTCTTATGGATATTGCTTGTTATAGAGGTATACGTCATCGTAGAGGTTTACCAGTTAGAGGTCAACGAACAAAAACAAATGCAAGAACCCGTAAAGGAAAACGTAAGACAGTTGCAAATAAAAAGAAAGCAACTAAATAA
- the rpsK gene encoding 30S ribosomal protein S11, which translates to MAKGKKVKKRKVKVDADGVVHIQASFNNIIISLCNRAGEVVSWASAGKAGFKGSKKNTPYAAQLSANDAAAVAYSAGMRSAEVFVKGPGSGREAAIRAIDACGIKVLKITDLTPIPHNGCRPPKHRRV; encoded by the coding sequence ATGGCTAAAGGTAAAAAAGTTAAAAAAAGAAAAGTCAAGGTTGATGCTGATGGAGTTGTTCACATCCAAGCTTCTTTTAATAATATAATCATTTCACTTTGTAATCGTGCAGGAGAAGTTGTAAGTTGGGCAAGTGCTGGTAAGGCAGGATTTAAAGGTTCTAAAAAGAACACACCATATGCTGCTCAACTATCTGCTAATGATGCAGCAGCTGTTGCTTACAGTGCTGGAATGAGATCTGCTGAAGTTTTCGTCAAAGGACCTGGTTCAGGACGAGAAGCTGCCATTAGAGCCATTGATGCTTGTGGAATTAAAGTTCTAAAAATTACAGACTTAACTCCAATTCCTCACAATGGATGTAGACCACCTAAACATAGAAGAGTTTAA
- the rpsD gene encoding 30S ribosomal protein S4, which produces MARYTGPVTKKSRAFGQSLTGYDKYFEKKKYAPGQHGPSKRKKQKSDYALQLLEKQKAKYTYGVLERQFRNIFHDAHKKSGVTGEVLFQFLEARLDNTVYRLGISSTRKGARQLVSHRHVIVNGKVVNIPSYRLKPGDVLGVRDSSQGLDNIKHQVAKKTDTRKFPWLEWNSDKMEGKFIQFPSRDQVPENINEQLIVELYSK; this is translated from the coding sequence ATGGCAAGATATACAGGCCCCGTTACTAAAAAATCTAGAGCATTCGGACAGTCATTGACTGGTTATGATAAATATTTTGAAAAAAAGAAATATGCTCCAGGACAACATGGTCCATCTAAACGGAAAAAACAAAAATCGGATTATGCTTTGCAGTTGCTTGAAAAACAAAAAGCAAAGTATACTTATGGTGTGTTAGAACGCCAATTTAGAAATATTTTCCATGATGCCCACAAAAAATCAGGTGTTACTGGTGAAGTTTTATTCCAATTTTTGGAAGCCAGATTGGATAATACCGTATATCGTTTAGGCATTTCTTCAACAAGAAAAGGTGCAAGACAATTGGTTTCACATAGACATGTGATTGTGAATGGTAAAGTTGTAAATATTCCATCATACAGGTTAAAACCAGGTGATGTTTTAGGTGTTCGGGATAGTTCTCAAGGATTGGATAATATCAAACATCAAGTTGCCAAAAAAACAGATACCAGGAAATTTCCATGGCTAGAATGGAATAGTGACAAAATGGAAGGAAAATTTATTCAATTTCCATCTCGCGATCAAGTTCCCGAAAACATCAATGAGCAATTGATTGTTGAGCTTTATTCTAAATAA
- a CDS encoding DNA-directed RNA polymerase subunit alpha, producing the protein MSILNFQKPDKIILQKATEFDGSFEFKPLEPGFGQTIGNSLRRILLSSLEGFAITHVRIAGVEHEFSTIRGVIEDVIEIILNLKQIRLKSKLPKDDIKEEKIYMTISGKDVFRAGEIENFTNVFHVTNPDQIICHMEPFVNLEIELTITKGRGYVPADENTTKDLPIGVIPVDAIYTPIKKVSYSISNTRVGQKTDYEKLLLEVKTDGTIHPEDAVKEASRILIQHLLLITDENITFEDAVRKVDTIVDEHVLHMRKLLKTPLEDLDLSVRAYNCLKAAKINSLGEMVKYDTHELLKFRNFGKKSLVEIEELLTTKNLSFGMDLSKYKLDEE; encoded by the coding sequence ATGAGTATATTAAATTTTCAAAAACCGGATAAAATTATTCTACAAAAAGCAACCGAATTTGATGGTTCTTTTGAGTTTAAACCATTAGAGCCTGGTTTTGGACAGACTATTGGTAATTCGTTAAGGAGAATTTTATTATCCTCATTAGAAGGATTTGCGATTACACATGTTAGAATTGCAGGAGTAGAACATGAGTTTTCTACCATTCGTGGTGTGATTGAAGATGTCATTGAAATCATCTTGAATTTAAAACAAATAAGGCTGAAAAGTAAGCTTCCTAAGGATGACATTAAGGAGGAAAAAATATATATGACCATAAGTGGTAAAGATGTATTTAGAGCAGGTGAAATTGAAAATTTTACAAATGTATTTCATGTCACAAATCCTGATCAGATCATCTGTCATATGGAGCCTTTTGTGAATTTGGAAATAGAACTTACCATCACTAAAGGACGAGGTTATGTTCCAGCTGATGAAAACACAACTAAAGATTTACCGATTGGTGTAATTCCAGTTGATGCTATTTATACCCCAATCAAGAAAGTATCTTACAGTATTTCAAATACTCGGGTTGGTCAAAAAACGGATTATGAAAAACTTTTACTTGAAGTTAAAACTGATGGAACAATTCATCCAGAAGATGCAGTAAAAGAAGCTTCTAGAATATTAATCCAACACTTATTACTCATAACGGATGAGAATATTACTTTTGAAGATGCAGTAAGGAAAGTGGATACAATAGTTGATGAACATGTATTACACATGCGCAAACTATTGAAAACACCTTTGGAGGATTTGGATCTGTCAGTTAGAGCATACAATTGTTTAAAAGCTGCAAAAATTAATTCATTAGGTGAAATGGTAAAATATGACACACATGAATTATTGAAATTTAGAAATTTTGGTAAGAAGTCATTAGTTGAAATAGAAGAATTATTGACAACCAAGAATTTGAGTTTTGGAATGGATTTGTCAAAGTATAAACTTGACGAAGAATAA
- the rplQ gene encoding 50S ribosomal protein L17, with amino-acid sequence MRHGKKFNHLSRKKGHRTALLRNLAGALIKYKRINTTVAKAKALRVYVEPLITKSKDNSTHSRRVVFSYLGNKETVAELFGEVAPKIASRPGGYTRVIRTGFRKGDGAEMAMIELVDYNDIMVSASKATSPELVTKRRTRRSSKKAKTEDATEPNVGETSESSSEENK; translated from the coding sequence ATGAGACATGGAAAAAAGTTCAATCATCTAAGTCGTAAAAAAGGACATAGGACTGCTTTGTTACGCAACTTAGCTGGAGCTTTAATAAAATATAAGCGAATTAATACCACAGTAGCTAAAGCAAAAGCACTTAGAGTATATGTTGAGCCTTTAATTACAAAATCAAAGGATAATTCAACACACTCAAGAAGAGTAGTTTTTAGTTATTTGGGCAATAAAGAAACGGTAGCAGAATTGTTTGGTGAAGTAGCGCCTAAAATTGCGTCAAGACCGGGTGGTTATACTCGTGTTATAAGAACGGGATTTAGAAAAGGTGATGGTGCAGAAATGGCGATGATTGAATTGGTAGATTATAATGATATCATGGTCTCTGCCTCTAAAGCAACATCACCTGAGTTAGTAACTAAACGAAGAACTCGTAGATCAAGTAAAAAAGCTAAAACTGAGGATGCAACGGAACCTAATGTAGGTGAAACAAGTGAATCTTCAAGTGAAGAAAATAAATAG
- the carA gene encoding glutamine-hydrolyzing carbamoyl-phosphate synthase small subunit: MYKNTSSPAILLLEDGTIFYGKGAGAIGISGGEICFNTGMTGYQEIFTDPSYYGQLMVMTNVHIGNYGTQVNESESDKIHIVGLVCRNFSSQYNRSLADDSLQQFLSKLNIAAIYDVDTRAIVRHIRSHGAMNALVATDSSDMPTLRAYLSKVPNMNGLELASKVSTNVIYDVGNPNAKIKIAVLDFGIKKSILVQLAKYDYNIRVFPAHTAFVEINNWNPDAYFLSNGPGDPAPMDYAIQTAKLILESKKPVFGICLGHQLLGLAMGISTIKMFHGHRGINHPVKNLQTGLSEITSQNHGFSLDMEQVNKQSGTIELTHINLNDHSVEGIRHKTNPVFSVQYHPEAGPGPHDSRYLFRQFSDSIQQSIGTN, from the coding sequence ATGTATAAAAACACATCAAGTCCTGCCATATTACTTCTAGAAGATGGAACTATTTTTTATGGCAAAGGAGCTGGCGCCATTGGTATTTCAGGGGGTGAAATCTGTTTTAATACTGGAATGACGGGATATCAGGAGATATTTACAGATCCTAGTTATTACGGACAATTGATGGTAATGACTAACGTTCATATTGGAAATTATGGAACTCAAGTAAATGAATCAGAATCAGACAAAATCCATATTGTTGGATTGGTTTGTAGAAATTTTTCAAGTCAATATAACCGCAGTCTTGCTGACGATTCATTACAACAATTTTTATCAAAATTAAATATAGCCGCTATCTATGATGTTGATACTAGAGCCATAGTTAGACATATCAGATCTCATGGTGCGATGAATGCATTAGTAGCAACAGATTCTTCTGACATGCCAACTTTGAGGGCATATCTATCGAAGGTTCCAAATATGAATGGACTTGAATTGGCCTCCAAGGTATCTACAAATGTTATTTATGATGTTGGTAATCCTAATGCGAAAATAAAAATTGCAGTTTTGGATTTTGGTATTAAAAAAAGTATTTTGGTTCAATTGGCAAAATACGACTACAATATTAGAGTATTTCCGGCCCATACGGCTTTTGTGGAAATTAATAATTGGAATCCGGATGCTTATTTCCTTTCAAATGGACCGGGTGATCCAGCACCTATGGATTATGCCATACAAACAGCAAAATTGATTTTAGAATCAAAAAAACCAGTTTTTGGAATTTGTTTGGGGCATCAATTACTTGGATTAGCTATGGGTATTTCAACTATAAAAATGTTTCACGGACATAGAGGAATAAACCATCCGGTTAAGAACTTACAAACAGGTTTGAGTGAAATAACCAGTCAAAATCATGGTTTTTCATTAGATATGGAACAAGTTAATAAGCAAAGTGGTACAATTGAATTGACTCATATAAATTTGAATGATCATTCTGTGGAAGGAATTCGCCACAAAACAAATCCAGTCTTTAGCGTTCAATACCATCCTGAAGCTGGCCCGGGCCCGCATGATTCTAGATATTTATTTAGGCAGTTTTCAGATTCAATACAACAATCGATAGGTACCAATTAA
- the eno gene encoding phosphopyruvate hydratase, with translation MSEIIDIIARQIFDSRGFPTIEVDVITSLGTIGRAAVPSGASTGKHEAIELRDNDASFYLGKGVLTACSNVEEEIGEILIGAEVKDQRYIDQLMIYADGTENKMRFGANAILGVSLACARAAAIEADLPLYRYIGGANTFLMPVPMMNVINGGMHADNKLDFQEFMIMPLGASSFTHAMQMGTEIFQHLKSLLKSKNLSTNVGDEGGFAPNLRSNDEAIELLLEAVVKAGYRAGKDIFLAIDAAVSDMYNEKDQLYHFEKSGLKSKSSHEMVEFWSDWANQYPIFSIEDGLAEDDWTGWQLLTSKLSDKIQLVGDDLFVTNSKRIRQGIDMKVANSVLIKVNQIGTLSETIDAVQLAQRNKYTTVMSHRSGETEDHIIADLAVGLSTGQIKTGSLSRSDRMSKYNQLLRIEEELGEQAEYYGKILLEK, from the coding sequence ATGAGTGAAATTATTGATATTATTGCAAGGCAAATATTTGATAGTAGGGGTTTTCCAACTATTGAAGTCGATGTTATTACATCATTAGGCACTATTGGGAGGGCTGCAGTGCCTTCAGGGGCTTCAACCGGTAAGCACGAAGCCATTGAATTAAGGGATAATGATGCTTCATTTTATTTAGGCAAGGGTGTTCTAACAGCATGTTCAAATGTTGAAGAAGAAATTGGAGAGATATTAATCGGTGCAGAAGTAAAAGATCAACGATATATAGATCAATTGATGATTTATGCTGATGGCACTGAAAATAAAATGAGATTCGGAGCTAATGCTATTTTAGGCGTTTCGCTAGCTTGTGCTCGTGCAGCAGCTATTGAAGCTGATTTACCACTTTATAGATATATTGGAGGAGCTAATACATTTCTTATGCCCGTTCCAATGATGAATGTTATCAATGGCGGGATGCACGCTGATAATAAACTTGATTTCCAGGAATTTATGATTATGCCATTGGGTGCTTCAAGTTTTACGCATGCAATGCAAATGGGGACAGAAATATTCCAACATTTAAAAAGTCTGCTTAAGTCTAAAAATCTGTCCACTAATGTAGGAGATGAAGGTGGTTTCGCACCTAATTTGAGATCCAATGATGAGGCCATTGAATTACTCTTAGAAGCTGTAGTTAAAGCGGGGTATCGAGCTGGAAAGGACATTTTTCTAGCAATTGATGCTGCAGTTTCTGATATGTATAATGAAAAGGATCAATTATATCATTTTGAAAAATCGGGATTAAAATCAAAGAGTTCTCATGAAATGGTTGAGTTTTGGTCTGATTGGGCTAATCAATATCCAATTTTCTCCATTGAAGATGGTTTGGCTGAAGATGATTGGACAGGTTGGCAATTATTGACAAGTAAGCTTTCTGATAAAATTCAATTGGTTGGCGACGATTTATTTGTTACAAATTCTAAGCGTATTCGTCAAGGAATTGATATGAAGGTGGCCAATTCTGTGCTCATTAAAGTGAACCAAATTGGAACATTGAGTGAAACTATAGATGCAGTTCAATTGGCTCAAAGGAATAAATATACTACAGTAATGAGTCACCGGTCTGGAGAGACGGAAGATCATATTATTGCTGATTTAGCAGTTGGATTGTCCACTGGTCAAATAAAAACCGGATCTTTATCCAGATCTGATCGAATGTCCAAGTATAATCAGTTATTAAGAATAGAAGAGGAATTGGGTGAGCAAGCCGAATATTATGGCAAAATATTACTTGAAAAATAA
- a CDS encoding septum formation initiator family protein: protein MKNRLKSIPFKLPLLAWKNKSLVTIVAFLIFLCFFDKYNLRIQYKIYSTLLNMQDQKANYIHLIAEAKQDKFDLEQNYERFAREKYFMSRLDEDVFIIETKKIIKK, encoded by the coding sequence ATGAAAAATAGATTAAAATCAATACCTTTTAAACTTCCTCTGCTAGCATGGAAGAATAAATCTTTGGTAACTATCGTAGCTTTTTTGATTTTTTTATGTTTTTTTGATAAATACAATTTGCGTATTCAGTACAAAATATATTCAACCTTATTGAATATGCAAGATCAAAAGGCCAATTACATTCATTTGATTGCTGAAGCCAAACAGGATAAGTTTGATTTGGAACAAAATTATGAGCGGTTTGCTAGGGAAAAGTATTTTATGTCACGTTTAGATGAAGATGTATTTATCATCGAAACAAAAAAGATTATTAAGAAATAA
- the sucD gene encoding succinate--CoA ligase subunit alpha, with protein MSVLVNRNSRIIVQGFTGKEGTFHAEQMIAYGTAVVGGVTPGKGGELHLNLPVFNTVFDAVNELKADTSIIFVPPQFAADAIMEAADAGISVIICITEGVPVQDMIKVKSYLKNYPCRLIGPNCPGVITPDEAKVGIMPGFIHKKGSIGIVSRSGTLTYEAVDQVTKEGLGQSTCIGIGGDPIPGTTTLEAVQMLMADFETEGIIMIGEIGGSMEAEAALWIKDYGTKPVVGFIAGQTAPAGRKMGHAGAIIGGKDDTAAAKMKIMAECGIHVVQSPAHIGRTMREVLEK; from the coding sequence ATGAGTGTATTAGTCAATAGAAATTCTAGAATAATTGTTCAAGGATTTACAGGGAAGGAAGGAACATTTCATGCTGAACAAATGATTGCATACGGCACAGCGGTTGTAGGAGGAGTAACACCAGGTAAAGGTGGAGAGCTACATCTCAACTTACCCGTTTTTAATACCGTTTTCGATGCAGTTAATGAACTTAAAGCCGACACTTCAATTATATTTGTGCCACCACAATTTGCTGCTGACGCTATAATGGAAGCTGCAGATGCAGGAATTTCTGTAATTATATGCATTACAGAAGGCGTTCCAGTACAAGATATGATCAAAGTAAAATCCTATTTAAAAAATTATCCTTGCCGCTTAATTGGGCCTAACTGTCCGGGAGTCATCACACCAGACGAAGCTAAAGTAGGGATAATGCCAGGTTTTATACATAAGAAGGGATCGATAGGTATTGTATCCAGATCGGGAACTTTAACATATGAAGCAGTTGATCAGGTTACCAAGGAAGGATTAGGTCAATCTACATGTATTGGGATTGGGGGAGATCCTATACCAGGCACTACTACTTTGGAAGCAGTACAAATGTTAATGGCAGATTTTGAGACTGAAGGCATCATTATGATTGGCGAAATCGGGGGAAGTATGGAAGCAGAAGCTGCTTTGTGGATTAAAGATTATGGCACTAAGCCTGTTGTTGGATTTATCGCCGGTCAAACTGCGCCCGCCGGTAGAAAAATGGGTCATGCAGGTGCTATAATTGGCGGTAAAGATGATACAGCTGCTGCTAAGATGAAAATCATGGCTGAATGTGGTATACATGTAGTTCAATCTCCAGCCCACATAGGGCGCACAATGAGAGAAGTTTTGGAAAAATGA